A genomic region of Eschrichtius robustus isolate mEscRob2 chromosome 21, mEscRob2.pri, whole genome shotgun sequence contains the following coding sequences:
- the RWDD4 gene encoding RWD domain-containing protein 4 — MSANEDQEMELEALRSIYEGDESFRELSPVSFQYRIGENGDPKAFLIEISWTETYPQTPPIISMNAFFNNTISSAVKQSILAKLQEAVEVNLGTAMTYTLFEYAKDNKERLMENHRPVCSATSISNIISVETPNTAPSSKKKDKKEQLSKAQKRKLADKTDHKGELPRGWNWVDVVKLSKTGSKDDE, encoded by the exons ATGAGTGCCAACGAGGACCAGGAG ATGGAACTGGAGGCATTGCGTTCTATTTATGAAGGAGATGAAAGTTTCCGGGAATTAAGTCCGGTTTCATTTCAATATAGG atAGGTGAAAACGGTGATCCCAAAGCCTTCCTAATAGAGATTTCCTGGACAGAGACCTATCCCCAGACACCTCCAATCATATCTATGAACGCCTTTTTTAACAACACCAT ATCGTCAGCTGTAAAGCAGAGCATATTAGCCAAGTTACAGGAAGCAGTGGAAGTGAATCTCGGGACGGCCATGACCTACACATTGTTTGAATATGCCAAGGACAATAAAGAGCGGCTCATGGAGAACCACCGTCCTGTCTGTTCCGCT acGTCCATAAGCAATATCATCTCAGTTGAAACTCCTAACACAGCCCCATCaagtaagaaaaaagacaaaaaagaacaaCTTTCAAAAGCCCAGAAACGTAAGCTGGCAGATAAAACag ATCACAAAGGAGAACTTCCTCGAGGTTGGAACTGGGTTGATGTGGTGAAG tTAAGCAAAACTGGCTCTAAAGATGATGAATAG